From one Enterococcus sp. DIV2402 genomic stretch:
- a CDS encoding glycoside hydrolase family 1 protein, whose product MKKEFPKNFLWGAATSAYQVEGAALLDGKKASQQDVINAQSYEEKGFATADIASDHYHHYKEDVALMKEMGFTSYRFSIAWSRVFPDGTGEVNEKGIQFYRNLIDELLKNKIEPIVTLYHYDLPWTLVEKYNGWVDRQVVADFENYARYIINEFKNKVKYWTTINEQSIIVQYWTQKCYIPKELQNKNQLRYQINHHMNLAHAVACKLVHELVPNGLVGAALGYAPVYPLTSKPEDVMAALNAHDLRNSYYLDIYFKGEYTKSALIYLEKHGLAPIIEAGDMELIKEGYSDFLALNYYASECAKACPKNSDKELRYSGVNLSGKKGEISGFETHPGFYEMCKNPNLDTTDWDWAIDPIGMEYIFRDIYTRYNKPLMITENGLGAFDELTKDGKIHDSYRIDYLREHIAAMYRAIDYGVEILAYCPWSALDLLSTSNGVKKRYGFIYVNRTDDDPKECERIRKDSFYWYQKVIRTNGAELT is encoded by the coding sequence ATGAAGAAAGAGTTTCCAAAAAACTTTTTATGGGGGGCCGCCACAAGTGCGTATCAAGTAGAAGGAGCTGCTCTGTTAGATGGAAAAAAAGCTTCTCAGCAAGATGTAATTAATGCACAGAGTTATGAAGAAAAAGGATTTGCGACAGCAGATATAGCTAGTGATCACTACCATCACTACAAAGAAGATGTGGCTTTAATGAAAGAGATGGGATTTACTTCGTATCGTTTTTCCATAGCTTGGTCAAGAGTCTTTCCTGATGGAACAGGAGAGGTGAATGAAAAAGGAATTCAATTCTATCGCAACCTGATTGACGAACTTTTAAAAAACAAAATTGAACCAATTGTAACCTTGTACCATTACGATTTACCTTGGACATTAGTTGAGAAATATAATGGTTGGGTCGATCGACAAGTCGTAGCAGACTTTGAAAATTATGCTCGATATATTATTAATGAATTTAAAAATAAAGTAAAATACTGGACAACAATCAATGAGCAAAGCATTATTGTTCAATATTGGACACAGAAATGTTACATCCCAAAAGAACTTCAAAATAAAAACCAATTGCGTTACCAAATTAATCATCATATGAACTTAGCACATGCTGTGGCTTGCAAGCTTGTTCATGAATTGGTCCCTAATGGATTAGTTGGAGCTGCGTTAGGCTATGCGCCAGTTTATCCGCTTACGTCAAAACCTGAAGATGTGATGGCAGCGTTGAATGCCCATGATTTGAGAAATTCTTACTATTTAGATATTTATTTTAAAGGTGAATATACAAAATCTGCGTTGATCTATTTAGAAAAACATGGTTTAGCACCTATTATTGAAGCAGGGGATATGGAACTGATCAAAGAAGGATATTCTGATTTCCTAGCATTAAATTATTATGCTAGTGAGTGTGCTAAAGCATGTCCAAAAAATTCGGACAAAGAACTTCGCTATAGTGGAGTGAATCTTTCTGGCAAAAAAGGAGAAATTTCTGGTTTTGAAACACATCCGGGATTTTATGAGATGTGCAAAAACCCCAATTTGGATACGACAGATTGGGATTGGGCTATCGACCCAATAGGAATGGAGTATATTTTCAGAGATATTTACACACGTTACAATAAACCATTAATGATTACAGAGAATGGTTTAGGTGCATTTGACGAACTTACAAAGGATGGGAAAATACATGACAGTTATCGTATCGACTATCTACGCGAGCATATAGCTGCTATGTACCGTGCAATTGATTATGGTGTCGAAATTTTAGCTTATTGTCCGTGGTCAGCATTAGATCTGCTTTCAACAAGTAATGGTGTGAAGAAACGCTATGGCTTTATTTATGTAAATCGTACAGATGATGACCCTAAAGAATGCGAAAGAATTCGAAAAGATTCTTTTTATTGGTATCAAAAAGTCATTCGGACAAATGGTGCAGAGTTGACTTGA
- a CDS encoding sigma 54-interacting transcriptional regulator, with product MSHLEDKILFFAKDKCEEITIEDLEPAFFTTTDLEKNFAISRTQASRAANKLVSQQLLFKINTRPVLFSFVGIFEEKYMISVKPEYESLFQLQQEILELPSETIFEKMIGYDGSLSEAIEQLKTAVYYPENGLPIMLMGETGVGKSYFVQIMYEYIVKSSLLNENAPFITLNCAQYYNNPELLSGLLFGYAKGAFTGAYENRKGLLEEADKGLLFLDEVHRLNAEGQEKLFTFMDKGTFSRIGETKNRSAKVRLVFATTEKTDVFLQTFLRRIPIQIYIPTINERSILEKRQIIEYLFKKESGMIQKSIEITPRVMNILLQTIYTGNIGELENTIKYACGSAISQSSSEETIQIKIRDIPQKIYAAIEEQHLLVNVEGENLFFSKEGKVTETSNAVKELQKFIQHLNIILDQFQQQTHYEIKQQLYQQAVKFMDELIFQEMQTNQVALEKFILSTMQDIFREIEHQTKFQYDGNVVLFLSHYIYSYVLKGVNIVKAIDPELLLFVQRNYKLEMNALIKLLPEIEKRLDIVFTKADRVLFALFFATLKNTSKGMELDAIILAHGYATASSIANVCNRMLGEVTFAGIDMPIEATIHDISEKVESYIESNQVDQGLILMIDMGSLNMIYEELKQSVTVPILFIDQLSTPMALEVGNLMQQGKSLVEIAESMQEVIMPNVHIFQPEQSKRKAVITTCFSGLGIAIQIQKLLYDCLEGILDIDIIPIEFNELRAKGITDALKTKYDVLSIIGTNNLQLPKVKFLYLEEIISGDGKLNRLFENMLSEQEIREVNNRLVKNFSLIRVIDSLTILDTKKIMELVETCIHALEERLDLTLSNARKVAMFVHVSCMVERLIRHSEITEFPELEQFSFEHQKEIRVIQDVFSVLEPVYSVTVPLEEICYIHNILYFD from the coding sequence ATGAGTCACTTAGAAGATAAAATATTGTTTTTTGCAAAAGACAAATGTGAGGAAATCACGATCGAAGATTTAGAGCCTGCTTTTTTTACAACAACTGATTTAGAAAAGAACTTTGCTATTAGTCGAACACAAGCAAGTCGTGCTGCAAATAAATTAGTGAGTCAACAGCTTCTTTTTAAAATCAATACTCGTCCGGTTCTTTTTTCTTTTGTCGGAATTTTTGAAGAAAAGTACATGATTTCTGTTAAACCAGAATATGAAAGTTTGTTTCAGTTGCAACAAGAAATCCTAGAATTGCCTAGTGAAACAATTTTTGAAAAGATGATTGGATATGACGGTAGTTTATCTGAAGCAATCGAGCAATTGAAAACAGCAGTTTATTATCCGGAGAATGGACTGCCAATCATGTTGATGGGAGAGACAGGGGTTGGTAAGAGTTACTTTGTGCAGATTATGTACGAATATATTGTTAAAAGTAGTTTGCTAAATGAAAATGCCCCCTTTATCACACTTAATTGTGCGCAATATTATAATAATCCAGAATTGTTATCAGGTTTGTTATTTGGTTATGCAAAGGGGGCATTTACAGGCGCTTATGAAAATCGGAAAGGTTTATTGGAGGAAGCTGATAAGGGGTTACTATTTTTAGACGAAGTTCATCGGTTGAATGCCGAAGGACAGGAAAAGCTGTTTACATTTATGGACAAAGGAACCTTTTCAAGGATTGGTGAAACGAAGAATCGAAGTGCAAAAGTCCGTTTAGTATTTGCTACGACAGAAAAAACAGATGTATTTTTACAAACATTTTTAAGAAGAATTCCGATTCAAATCTATATTCCGACAATCAATGAACGAAGTATTTTGGAAAAGCGCCAAATTATTGAGTACTTGTTCAAAAAGGAAAGTGGAATGATTCAAAAGTCAATTGAGATTACCCCACGTGTCATGAATATCTTGTTGCAAACTATCTATACGGGAAATATTGGTGAATTGGAAAATACAATCAAATATGCTTGTGGTAGTGCCATATCGCAAAGCAGTTCAGAAGAAACTATCCAAATCAAAATTCGGGATATTCCTCAAAAAATTTATGCCGCGATTGAGGAGCAACATTTATTGGTCAATGTGGAGGGTGAAAATTTATTCTTTTCAAAAGAAGGAAAAGTAACAGAAACTTCTAATGCAGTTAAAGAACTACAAAAATTTATTCAGCACCTAAATATTATACTTGACCAATTTCAACAGCAAACTCATTATGAAATAAAGCAACAGTTATATCAGCAAGCAGTAAAGTTTATGGATGAACTGATTTTTCAAGAAATGCAGACGAATCAGGTGGCACTGGAAAAATTTATTTTATCTACCATGCAAGATATTTTTAGAGAAATCGAGCATCAAACAAAATTTCAATATGATGGCAATGTTGTTCTGTTCCTGTCCCATTACATTTATAGTTACGTATTAAAAGGAGTCAATATTGTCAAAGCGATTGATCCAGAATTGCTGCTATTTGTTCAAAGAAATTATAAATTAGAAATGAATGCTCTTATTAAACTATTACCAGAAATTGAAAAAAGATTAGATATTGTGTTTACTAAAGCAGATCGAGTATTGTTTGCTCTCTTTTTTGCAACGTTGAAAAATACTAGTAAAGGGATGGAGTTAGATGCGATCATTCTTGCACATGGATATGCAACAGCCAGCAGTATTGCCAATGTATGCAATCGAATGTTAGGCGAAGTGACATTTGCAGGAATCGATATGCCGATTGAGGCCACGATCCATGACATCTCGGAAAAAGTTGAATCGTATATTGAAAGTAATCAGGTGGATCAAGGCTTGATCTTGATGATTGATATGGGATCATTGAATATGATTTATGAGGAATTGAAACAAAGCGTGACAGTCCCGATTCTATTCATTGATCAACTAAGCACACCAATGGCTTTGGAAGTTGGTAATTTGATGCAGCAAGGTAAATCTTTGGTCGAAATCGCAGAAAGTATGCAAGAGGTCATTATGCCGAATGTGCATATTTTTCAACCAGAGCAAAGTAAACGAAAAGCGGTCATCACGACATGTTTTTCTGGTTTAGGAATTGCCATTCAAATTCAAAAATTGCTTTATGATTGTTTGGAAGGAATTTTAGATATTGATATCATTCCTATTGAGTTCAATGAATTGAGAGCAAAAGGAATCACAGATGCTTTAAAAACGAAATATGATGTTTTGTCGATCATCGGGACGAATAATTTACAACTTCCAAAGGTAAAATTTCTGTATCTAGAAGAAATTATTTCTGGTGATGGAAAACTGAATAGACTCTTTGAAAATATGTTGTCAGAGCAGGAAATACGAGAGGTTAACAATCGGCTTGTAAAGAATTTCTCACTGATACGAGTGATTGATTCGTTAACGATTCTAGATACGAAAAAAATCATGGAGTTAGTTGAAACCTGCATTCATGCATTGGAAGAGCGTCTTGATTTAACATTATCAAATGCACGCAAAGTAGCGATGTTTGTACATGTCAGCTGCATGGTGGAACGTTTGATTCGTCACTCAGAGATTACAGAATTTCCTGAATTAGAACAATTTTCTTTTGAGCATCAGAAAGAAATTCGTGTGATACAAGATGTGTTTAGTGTGCTAGAACCTGTATATAGTGTGACAGTTCCTCTAGAAGAAATTTGTTATATCCATAATATTCTGTATTTTGATTAG
- a CDS encoding PTS sugar transporter subunit IIA — translation MNYLIATHGEFSKGIINAIKLIAGEDIQIDYYSMTQSKSADEAEIEAKEYLKQKDGQELIVLTDVFGGSVANLFTNLLLENYSFQLVTGVNLPMILTMLMSGETDSETIVASGIEEAKKGIIYVNELLVDQGGINNDDIIIED, via the coding sequence ATGAATTATTTAATCGCAACCCATGGAGAATTTTCCAAAGGGATTATCAATGCTATCAAATTGATTGCTGGAGAAGATATCCAGATTGATTATTATTCAATGACACAGTCAAAATCAGCAGACGAAGCTGAGATAGAGGCTAAGGAATATTTAAAACAAAAAGATGGTCAAGAGCTGATTGTATTGACCGATGTATTTGGAGGTAGTGTAGCCAACCTATTTACCAATTTATTGCTGGAAAATTATTCATTTCAGTTAGTGACTGGAGTAAATCTTCCAATGATTTTAACAATGTTGATGTCTGGGGAAACCGACAGTGAAACTATTGTTGCCTCAGGGATTGAAGAAGCAAAAAAAGGCATTATTTATGTAAATGAGCTACTAGTTGATCAAGGGGGAATAAACAATGACGATATCATTATTGAGGATTGA
- a CDS encoding PTS sugar transporter subunit IIB produces the protein MTISLLRIDDRLIHGQVAFGWTSSLGVNTILVVNDEAKNDQMKAMALNLAKPSNVNLYIRGVEESGEILQKFNTSKKSNVLVLTKNTEDTRKLLENAGGVVKEINIGGLRYSEGKKKLTDLVAVDKQDIENLTAIREMGVEVEFRMLPRDKRRVLSDFDI, from the coding sequence ATGACGATATCATTATTGAGGATTGATGATCGCTTAATTCATGGACAAGTTGCGTTTGGATGGACATCATCTTTAGGTGTCAATACGATTTTAGTTGTAAATGACGAAGCAAAAAATGATCAGATGAAAGCAATGGCACTGAATTTAGCTAAACCCAGCAATGTTAATTTATATATTCGTGGCGTAGAAGAATCTGGAGAAATTTTGCAAAAATTCAACACATCCAAAAAAAGCAACGTATTGGTATTGACAAAGAACACCGAAGACACACGTAAGCTGCTGGAAAATGCTGGAGGCGTGGTCAAGGAAATCAATATTGGTGGCTTGAGGTACTCTGAAGGCAAGAAAAAACTGACTGATTTAGTAGCGGTGGATAAACAAGATATCGAAAACCTAACAGCTATTCGTGAGATGGGAGTGGAAGTCGAATTTAGAATGTTGCCAAGAGACAAGCGGCGGGTGTTAAGTGATTTCGATATTTAA
- a CDS encoding PTS mannose/fructose/sorbose/N-acetylgalactosamine transporter subunit IIC, with protein sequence MLAQALMLGLLAGVGILDGRIFGQMMFDRPLIMGLFVGLILGDMKQGIIIGAQLELIWMGIAGIGAATPPDIVTGGILGTAFAIISGSGVEVALALAVPIAVLAQSLGVLVRIINTYFAHKADKYAQEANFKGIAISMWIPVVLFFLSTFIPTFLAILLGADQVSNLIESVPKVLLDGMAVAGRLLPAIGFALLMDMLFSRKMAPFFFLGFLAAAFLGINITAIALFAACISLILHFYIEPKKVEDVKESDNLTEGEIDFE encoded by the coding sequence ATGTTGGCACAAGCATTGATGTTAGGTTTACTTGCAGGCGTAGGAATTTTAGATGGCCGTATTTTTGGACAAATGATGTTTGATCGGCCATTGATCATGGGATTATTTGTTGGTTTGATTTTAGGAGATATGAAGCAAGGAATTATTATAGGTGCACAATTAGAATTGATTTGGATGGGGATTGCAGGGATTGGAGCAGCGACACCGCCAGATATTGTTACTGGGGGAATTTTAGGTACAGCATTTGCCATTATTTCCGGCAGCGGCGTGGAGGTCGCATTGGCTTTAGCGGTACCAATAGCAGTTCTAGCTCAATCTTTAGGGGTTCTGGTTCGCATCATCAATACGTATTTTGCTCATAAAGCAGACAAATATGCACAAGAAGCTAACTTTAAAGGGATTGCTATTTCTATGTGGATACCAGTAGTTTTATTCTTTTTAAGTACCTTCATTCCAACCTTTTTAGCTATTTTACTGGGGGCAGATCAAGTATCTAATTTAATCGAATCGGTACCCAAAGTTCTTTTAGATGGGATGGCAGTAGCTGGGAGACTCTTGCCAGCTATCGGGTTTGCATTGTTGATGGATATGTTGTTTTCTAGAAAGATGGCACCATTTTTCTTCTTGGGATTTCTAGCAGCTGCATTTTTAGGAATCAATATCACAGCAATTGCTTTGTTTGCAGCATGCATCTCATTGATTTTACATTTTTATATTGAACCAAAAAAAGTGGAAGATGTTAAAGAATCCGATAATTTAACGGAAGGAGAAATCGATTTTGAATAA
- a CDS encoding PTS system mannose/fructose/sorbose family transporter subunit IID produces MNKVTNKELRSVFWRSFALQGAFNYERMQNIGYAYSMLPIIKKLYTKKEDQVQSLNRHLEIFNTTPAVVPLIMGISSAMEEENSNNPEFDEQSISAVKASLMGPLAGIGDSIFWGTLRIIAAGIGVSLASEGNLFGPLLFFLIFNIPNFAIRIFGLKLGYQVGINSLERIQKEGLMDKIMSVATIIGLSVVGGMVATMLNITTPLQWNLSGAEIIVQDILDQILPKMLPLIFTFVIYRLLKKVSVTWLTLGIIIFGIVMHFFNIL; encoded by the coding sequence TTGAATAAAGTAACGAATAAAGAATTACGGAGTGTTTTCTGGCGTTCATTTGCTTTACAAGGTGCTTTTAACTACGAACGTATGCAAAATATCGGTTATGCATACTCTATGCTTCCGATTATCAAAAAATTATATACTAAAAAAGAAGATCAAGTGCAGTCCTTGAATCGCCATTTAGAGATATTTAACACGACACCGGCTGTTGTACCGCTCATCATGGGAATCTCATCAGCGATGGAAGAAGAAAATTCTAATAATCCTGAATTTGATGAACAATCAATCAGCGCAGTAAAAGCGTCTCTGATGGGTCCTTTAGCTGGGATTGGTGATTCGATTTTTTGGGGGACTTTACGGATTATTGCGGCAGGAATTGGCGTATCTCTTGCTTCTGAAGGAAACTTGTTTGGTCCGCTGCTCTTCTTCTTGATTTTCAACATTCCAAACTTTGCTATTCGTATTTTTGGATTGAAGCTGGGATATCAGGTCGGAATCAACTCATTAGAACGTATCCAAAAAGAGGGGTTGATGGATAAAATCATGTCAGTAGCAACGATTATTGGGCTATCTGTGGTAGGTGGAATGGTTGCTACGATGCTAAATATCACGACACCGTTACAATGGAACCTTAGCGGGGCTGAGATCATTGTTCAAGATATTTTGGACCAAATTCTGCCAAAGATGCTACCATTAATTTTTACATTTGTTATCTATCGCTTATTGAAAAAAGTCAGTGTGACTTGGCTAACCTTAGGCATCATTATTTTTGGAATTGTGATGCATTTTTTCAATATCTTATAA